The Streptococcaceae bacterium ESL0729 genome has a segment encoding these proteins:
- the birA gene encoding bifunctional biotin--[acetyl-CoA-carboxylase] ligase/biotin operon repressor BirA has product MTTKEKVFKILFDACDYVNGEEIALNLDISRTSVWKAVKALEKDGVLIDSVKNRGYRLIAGDLLDAKKILAGSPQLKNVEIIKSSQSTQTDAKTDLEELTLYLANEQGHARGRFGRAFYSEKGRGIYMSLVIKPQLLFDDMPQYTVLTAAAVVCAIKKLTGLETEIKWVNDIYLNGKKLAGILTEAQTDVESKTVTDLIIGIGLNFSIQDFPDEIKDKVTSLFKTDAPITRNQLIIEIWNQFFELLDKDYLAIYKEHSLVLGRDVSYQQGKIEYAGRAVDINSRGELIVDTKDGLKTISSGEISLSKW; this is encoded by the coding sequence ATGACGACTAAAGAAAAAGTATTTAAAATTTTATTCGATGCTTGCGACTATGTTAATGGTGAGGAGATTGCCCTTAATTTAGACATCAGCAGAACAAGTGTCTGGAAGGCGGTCAAGGCCCTTGAAAAGGACGGTGTCCTGATTGATTCTGTCAAAAATAGGGGTTACCGCCTGATTGCAGGTGACCTTCTTGACGCTAAAAAAATCCTTGCAGGAAGCCCTCAACTAAAAAACGTTGAAATTATTAAGTCCAGCCAGTCCACTCAGACTGATGCCAAGACAGATCTCGAAGAGTTGACCCTCTATCTGGCCAATGAGCAAGGGCACGCCAGGGGGCGATTTGGTCGGGCCTTTTATTCAGAAAAGGGACGCGGTATTTATATGAGCCTGGTTATAAAGCCTCAGCTTCTCTTTGATGACATGCCCCAATATACAGTCCTTACAGCTGCGGCCGTGGTTTGTGCCATCAAAAAACTAACAGGCCTTGAAACTGAAATCAAGTGGGTCAATGACATCTACCTAAATGGCAAAAAACTTGCAGGAATTTTGACTGAAGCCCAGACGGACGTTGAATCAAAAACCGTTACTGATTTAATCATTGGAATTGGCCTTAACTTCTCCATCCAGGACTTTCCAGATGAAATCAAAGACAAGGTTACAAGCCTCTTTAAGACTGACGCTCCTATCACAAGAAATCAGCTAATTATAGAGATTTGGAATCAATTTTTTGAGCTCCTTGACAAGGACTATCTGGCCATCTACAAGGAACACTCCCTTGTCCTAGGACGCGATGTATCCTACCAGCAGGGTAAGATTGAATACGCAGGACGAGCTGTCGATATTAACAGTCGCGGCGAATTAATCGTTGACACCAAAGACGGCCTTAAAACCATTTCAAGTGGGGAAATCTCCCTCAGTAAATGGTAA
- the lepA gene encoding translation elongation factor 4, with the protein MNMNELKERQKKIRNFSIIAHIDHGKSTLADRILEQTQTVSKREMQDQLLDSMDLERERGITIKLNAIELNYVAKDGETYIFHLIDTPGHVDFTYEVSRSLAACEGAILVVDAAQGIEAQTMANVYLALDNDLEIIPVINKIDLPAADPERVRTEIEDVIGLDASDAVLASAKAGIGIEDILEQVVEKVPAPAGDVDAPLKALVFDSVYDAYRGVILNIRVVDGVVKPGDKIQMMSNGKTFDVTEVGIFTPKAVGRDYLMAGDVGYIAASIKTVADTRVGDTVTLAENPASEALAGYKELNPMVFCGLYPIDSNRYNDLREALEKLQLNDASLRFEPETSQALGFGFRCGFLGLLHMDVIQERLEREFNLDLIMTAPSVIYQVNTTSGESITVSNPSEFPDPTMIENIEEPFVKAQIMVPSEFVGAVMDLAQRKRGEFVTMDYIDDNRVNIIYQIPLSEIVYDFFDKLKSSTKGYASFDYEISEYRPGNLVKMDILLNGEKVDALSFIVHKDFAYERGKLIVEKLKKIIPRQQFEVPIQAAIGHKIVARSDIKALRKNVLAKCYGGDVSRKRKLLEKQKAGKKRMKSIGSVEVPQEAFLSVLSMDEE; encoded by the coding sequence ATAAATATGAATGAATTAAAGGAACGTCAGAAGAAGATTAGGAATTTCTCAATCATTGCCCACATTGACCACGGGAAATCGACTCTGGCTGACCGAATTCTTGAGCAGACGCAGACGGTTTCTAAGCGTGAGATGCAAGACCAGCTCCTTGACTCAATGGACCTTGAGCGTGAGCGTGGGATTACCATCAAGCTTAATGCTATTGAGCTTAATTATGTGGCCAAAGACGGGGAAACTTACATCTTCCATCTGATCGACACACCAGGGCACGTCGACTTTACCTATGAGGTATCAAGAAGTCTTGCGGCCTGTGAGGGTGCAATCCTTGTCGTTGACGCGGCCCAAGGGATTGAAGCCCAAACCATGGCCAATGTCTATCTAGCCCTTGATAATGACCTTGAGATTATTCCAGTTATCAACAAGATTGACCTACCAGCAGCTGATCCTGAGCGTGTTCGGACTGAGATTGAAGATGTTATCGGTCTTGATGCTAGTGATGCAGTCCTTGCTAGTGCTAAGGCTGGTATTGGGATTGAGGATATTCTTGAGCAGGTTGTTGAAAAGGTTCCAGCTCCAGCTGGTGATGTTGATGCCCCCCTTAAGGCCTTAGTTTTTGACTCAGTCTATGACGCCTACCGCGGGGTTATCCTAAACATCCGTGTGGTTGACGGGGTGGTCAAACCTGGTGACAAGATTCAGATGATGAGTAATGGTAAGACCTTTGATGTGACAGAGGTTGGAATCTTTACCCCTAAGGCTGTAGGGCGTGACTACCTGATGGCGGGTGATGTAGGTTACATCGCAGCAAGCATTAAGACTGTTGCTGACACCCGTGTTGGTGACACAGTAACCCTTGCAGAAAATCCAGCCAGCGAAGCTCTAGCAGGCTACAAGGAACTTAATCCTATGGTTTTCTGTGGTCTTTATCCTATTGACTCAAACAGATATAATGACCTGCGTGAAGCTCTTGAAAAACTGCAATTGAATGATGCCAGCCTTCGTTTTGAACCTGAAACATCTCAAGCCCTTGGTTTTGGTTTCCGCTGTGGCTTTTTGGGACTGCTTCATATGGATGTTATCCAGGAGCGTCTGGAGCGTGAGTTTAATCTTGATTTAATCATGACTGCACCAAGTGTTATCTACCAGGTAAATACAACATCTGGTGAGTCAATTACTGTCTCAAACCCAAGTGAATTCCCTGACCCAACCATGATTGAAAACATTGAAGAGCCTTTTGTTAAAGCTCAAATTATGGTTCCAAGTGAGTTTGTAGGGGCTGTGATGGATCTGGCCCAAAGGAAACGTGGTGAGTTTGTGACCATGGACTATATTGATGATAATAGGGTCAACATCATCTACCAAATTCCGCTGTCTGAAATTGTCTACGACTTCTTTGACAAGCTCAAGTCAAGCACCAAGGGTTATGCAAGCTTTGACTATGAAATCAGCGAATACCGCCCAGGTAACCTGGTTAAGATGGATATCCTCCTTAACGGCGAAAAGGTCGATGCCCTGTCATTTATCGTCCACAAGGACTTTGCCTATGAGCGTGGGAAACTTATTGTTGAAAAACTTAAGAAAATCATCCCTCGCCAGCAGTTTGAGGTGCCAATTCAGGCAGCCATCGGTCACAAGATTGTGGCTAGATCTGACATCAAGGCCCTTCGTAAAAACGTCCTTGCCAAGTGTTATGGTGGTGACGTATCCCGTAAGCGTAAGCTTCTTGAAAAACAAAAAGCCGGTAAAAAACGGATGAAATCAATCGGTTCAGTTGAGGTACCACAGGAAGCCTTCCTAAGTGTCCTTAGCATGGATGAAGAATAG
- a CDS encoding glutamate racemase codes for MKKVLVIAGTPVDTKAGAELVTKSKLSNEIQVLEKYISETPNEQTYFQTMEQEERMFKMEELFESYLAQGVDIFFVYCNSLSASVDFDLLASMYQKTIITPFTIYKELAQNRNKLGLLAANAQGAAGVERLMTQINPQIRISAISNLAWVYAVEEEVPAAQLVNAYGLPASIEFFKENAVEEVIFACTHFPYFFEDYQKKTDLKCLNVGTLMLEKLEQEL; via the coding sequence ATGAAAAAAGTGCTTGTAATTGCTGGAACACCCGTTGATACCAAGGCTGGAGCGGAGCTTGTGACCAAGTCCAAGCTTTCTAATGAAATTCAGGTGCTTGAAAAATATATATCTGAGACCCCTAATGAGCAGACCTACTTTCAGACCATGGAGCAGGAGGAGAGGATGTTTAAGATGGAGGAGCTCTTTGAAAGCTACCTGGCCCAAGGAGTTGACATCTTCTTTGTCTACTGCAATTCCCTTTCGGCCTCTGTCGACTTTGACCTCTTAGCCAGCATGTATCAAAAAACAATCATAACCCCCTTCACCATTTATAAGGAGCTGGCTCAAAATCGCAACAAACTGGGCCTTCTAGCAGCCAATGCCCAAGGGGCTGCGGGAGTGGAGCGACTTATGACCCAGATTAATCCTCAAATCAGGATTTCTGCCATCTCAAATCTGGCCTGGGTCTATGCAGTCGAGGAGGAGGTGCCAGCAGCTCAACTTGTAAATGCCTATGGCCTTCCTGCCAGTATTGAGTTTTTCAAGGAAAATGCTGTGGAAGAGGTAATTTTTGCCTGTACCCATTTCCCTTATTTCTTTGAAGACTACCAGAAAAAGACCGATTTAAAATGTCTTAATGTGGGCACCCTCATGCTTGAAAAACTTGAACAAGAACTATAA
- a CDS encoding iron chelate uptake ABC transporter family permease subunit, with protein sequence MKKYIPLGLLIIFGLLSLFVGVHSINMEGVLSGDKNQLMVFSKVRVPRTISLILAGGMISLSGKIMQHMMQNKFVSAGTIGMMDSARLGILIAMLIFPSSTILLKSSFAFVFAFLGSLVFLALSRMLPKGDEMILPLAGIMFGNIIGSVATFFAYQFQIVQNLSSWLQGNFSVVMKGQYELIYVTVPVFIAIYILAYQITVLGLGEDMAGSLGINHKLLTPLVLVLVSLGSTSVLIMVGSIPFLGIIIPNLVSLMYGDHLKNTLSQTWMAGSIFLLVCDILSRTVIAPYEIPVSVIVGSLGGGIFLFFLYRRIRHA encoded by the coding sequence GTGAAAAAGTATATACCTTTAGGGCTATTGATAATTTTTGGACTCTTATCGCTTTTTGTTGGGGTTCATAGTATCAACATGGAAGGGGTATTGTCTGGTGACAAAAATCAATTAATGGTTTTTTCTAAGGTTCGGGTACCACGAACCATTAGTTTAATCTTGGCTGGGGGGATGATTAGTCTTTCGGGGAAAATAATGCAGCATATGATGCAAAATAAGTTTGTATCAGCTGGAACCATTGGCATGATGGATAGTGCCCGTTTGGGTATTTTAATTGCCATGCTTATTTTTCCAAGCAGCACCATCCTTTTAAAGTCAAGTTTTGCCTTTGTTTTTGCCTTTCTTGGCTCCCTGGTCTTTCTGGCTCTAAGTCGGATGCTGCCCAAGGGAGATGAGATGATTCTTCCTCTGGCAGGTATTATGTTTGGTAATATCATTGGATCTGTTGCAACTTTTTTTGCCTATCAGTTTCAGATTGTCCAGAACCTATCGTCTTGGCTTCAGGGAAATTTTTCGGTCGTAATGAAGGGCCAGTATGAGTTAATCTACGTGACTGTGCCAGTCTTTATTGCCATCTATATCCTGGCCTATCAAATTACTGTTTTGGGCCTTGGTGAGGACATGGCAGGAAGTCTTGGGATTAATCACAAGCTTTTAACTCCCTTGGTTTTAGTCCTTGTCTCTCTTGGATCAACATCAGTTTTAATCATGGTTGGAAGCATTCCCTTTTTGGGCATTATCATCCCAAATTTGGTCTCCCTCATGTATGGTGACCACCTGAAAAACACCCTCAGTCAAACTTGGATGGCAGGAAGTATCTTCCTGCTTGTCTGTGACATCTTATCAAGGACAGTTATTGCACCTTATGAGATTCCAGTAAGTGTGATTGTTGGAAGTTTGGGTGGTGGGATCTTTTTATTCTTTTTATACAGGAGGATTAGGCATGCTTAG
- a CDS encoding iron chelate uptake ABC transporter family permease subunit has translation MLREKNYWLKISFTAILAGGLIFLYLTYNTYGNWEFALALRGKRLIAFILVALASSVSTVSFQTLTTNRLLSPGILGLDNLYVLIQTFLFFIFGGVTMLSQESTALFLGTIFLMTLVSTLAIVIFTKKEAGNLFEVLMIGIISGTFFSSISSFLQVVMNPNEYDMLQGKLFASFSNVNTYHMLLASLLIALGVIYFFAIAGKLDVMQLGRDTSINLGLDVSRIQMISLILISVLTATSTALVGPTVFLGFILSTISRAIFKSFDHRYIFLASSLIGIVMLVGGQFLVEQVFGFTTTISVIIQFLGGLIFIGKIIGERKYD, from the coding sequence ATGCTTAGGGAAAAAAATTACTGGCTAAAGATTAGCTTTACAGCCATTCTAGCAGGAGGGCTAATCTTCCTTTATCTGACCTATAATACTTATGGGAATTGGGAGTTTGCTCTGGCCCTTAGAGGTAAGCGGTTAATAGCCTTTATTTTGGTAGCTCTTGCAAGCTCGGTTTCAACGGTAAGCTTTCAAACCCTTACAACCAATCGACTTTTGAGCCCTGGAATTTTAGGCCTTGATAACCTTTATGTCCTCATTCAGACCTTCCTCTTCTTTATTTTTGGAGGGGTCACCATGCTCTCTCAGGAGTCAACAGCCTTATTTCTAGGAACCATCTTCTTGATGACCCTTGTAAGTACACTGGCTATTGTTATTTTTACTAAAAAAGAGGCTGGTAACCTGTTTGAGGTGCTCATGATTGGGATTATCTCAGGTACCTTCTTCTCAAGTATCAGTAGCTTCCTCCAGGTTGTTATGAATCCCAATGAGTATGACATGCTTCAGGGCAAGCTCTTTGCCTCCTTTAGCAATGTCAATACCTACCACATGCTTTTAGCTAGCCTTTTAATTGCTCTAGGAGTTATTTATTTTTTTGCGATTGCAGGCAAGCTTGATGTCATGCAGCTGGGGCGGGATACTAGTATCAATCTGGGTCTTGATGTTTCAAGGATTCAAATGATTAGTCTGATTCTAATCTCAGTCCTTACAGCAACCTCAACGGCCCTGGTTGGACCGACTGTTTTTCTTGGCTTTATTTTATCAACAATAAGTCGGGCCATCTTTAAGAGTTTTGACCACCGCTATATCTTTCTAGCTTCTAGCCTGATTGGGATAGTAATGCTTGTTGGAGGGCAGTTTCTTGTCGAGCAGGTCTTTGGTTTTACAACGACCATAAGTGTCATCATCCAGTTCCTTGGTGGTCTTATCTTTATCGGAAAAATTATAGGAGAAAGAAAGTATGATTGA
- a CDS encoding ATP-binding cassette domain-containing protein produces the protein MIELCAVEKKIGSRDILKDLNLQIPKGKLVAFIGPNGAGKSTMLSLISRLQNISQGKIYIDDKEIKSWSSRDLSRRLAILKQSNSYNLKITVRDLVSFGRYPHSKGRLTTEDKEVIDQVLRKMNLWDLAQDKIDQLSGGQLQRVYIAMILAQDSDYMLFDEPLNNLDMNHAQQIMKELRGLVQNDDKTVFIVLHDINFAASYADHIIAMKGGQIFKEGKTPDIIREDILSDLYDMDIQVHQIMGKPFCLYFN, from the coding sequence ATGATTGAGCTTTGTGCGGTTGAAAAAAAGATTGGATCAAGGGATATTTTAAAGGACCTTAATCTTCAAATTCCTAAGGGTAAGCTTGTTGCCTTTATTGGACCAAATGGAGCTGGTAAGTCGACCATGCTGTCTTTGATTAGTCGCCTGCAAAATATAAGCCAGGGGAAAATTTACATTGATGACAAGGAGATTAAAAGCTGGTCATCAAGGGATTTATCAAGGAGGCTGGCCATTTTGAAGCAATCAAACAGCTATAATTTAAAAATAACTGTTAGGGACCTTGTATCCTTTGGTCGCTACCCCCATAGCAAGGGGAGATTGACTACAGAAGATAAAGAAGTTATTGATCAGGTTTTAAGGAAGATGAACCTTTGGGATTTGGCCCAAGATAAGATTGATCAGCTATCTGGGGGGCAGTTGCAGCGAGTTTATATCGCTATGATTTTGGCCCAAGATAGTGACTACATGCTCTTTGATGAACCCCTCAACAATCTGGACATGAATCACGCCCAGCAAATAATGAAGGAACTTAGGGGATTAGTCCAAAATGACGATAAGACAGTCTTTATTGTCCTTCACGACATAAATTTTGCGGCCTCATATGCTGATCATATTATCGCCATGAAGGGTGGGCAAATTTTCAAGGAAGGAAAAACTCCCGATATTATCAGGGAAGATATTTTAAGCGACCTCTATGATATGGACATTCAAGTCCATCAAATAATGGGCAAACCATTTTGCCTCTACTTTAATTAA
- a CDS encoding siderophore ABC transporter substrate-binding protein codes for MKKMLSALVVLVALTGLVACGSKDTSKSSEASSSAQSEASSQKTIKIKDSNGEKEVPYNPQKVVVFDFSSLDTMDSLGLKDRVTGLPTSSLPSYLDQYKDITSVGGVKEPDLEKVNQLKPDLIIIAGRQKDYEEQLSKIAPTVFFAPDSKTPWESTQESIKELAKIFGKEKEADEKIAKIQKSMDSMKAANEKSDKKAMIIMASEGSLSTYGKGSRFGIVYDSYGFKPADEDVKASTHGQNVSYEYIAEKNPDIIFVIDRTKAIGGDDSKNDLAANDLVKETKAGKNNQVISLDPQVWYLAGSGLESLDVMTSDLQKAE; via the coding sequence ATGAAAAAAATGCTGTCAGCACTTGTTGTCCTAGTAGCTCTTACAGGACTTGTAGCTTGTGGAAGTAAGGATACAAGTAAGTCATCAGAAGCAAGCTCAAGTGCTCAATCAGAGGCAAGTAGCCAAAAAACCATCAAGATTAAAGATTCTAATGGCGAAAAAGAAGTTCCTTATAACCCTCAAAAAGTTGTTGTCTTTGATTTCAGCTCCCTTGATACCATGGACTCACTTGGCCTTAAGGACCGTGTAACAGGACTTCCAACAAGCTCTCTACCAAGCTATCTTGACCAGTACAAGGATATTACATCAGTTGGTGGGGTAAAAGAACCTGATTTAGAGAAGGTTAACCAGCTTAAACCTGATTTAATTATTATTGCAGGTCGTCAAAAGGACTATGAAGAGCAATTATCTAAAATTGCCCCAACTGTCTTCTTCGCACCAGACAGCAAAACTCCTTGGGAATCAACCCAAGAAAGCATCAAGGAGCTTGCTAAAATCTTTGGTAAGGAAAAAGAAGCTGACGAAAAGATTGCTAAAATCCAAAAATCAATGGACAGCATGAAGGCAGCCAATGAAAAATCAGATAAGAAAGCTATGATTATCATGGCAAGTGAAGGAAGTCTTTCAACCTACGGTAAGGGTTCACGTTTTGGAATCGTCTATGACTCATACGGCTTTAAACCAGCTGATGAAGATGTTAAGGCAAGCACCCACGGACAAAATGTCTCATATGAGTACATTGCTGAGAAAAATCCAGATATCATCTTTGTAATTGACCGTACCAAGGCTATTGGTGGTGATGATTCAAAAAATGATCTAGCTGCAAATGACCTAGTTAAGGAAACTAAGGCTGGTAAAAACAATCAAGTAATAAGCCTTGATCCACAAGTTTGGTATTTGGCAGGTTCAGGTCTTGAATCTCTTGATGTGATGACAAGTGACTTGCAAAAGGCAGAATAA
- a CDS encoding serine hydrolase, with translation MKKFIYLLLFTCLFLSWPTKILADDTLGPTGDLVKIAQDLGYQVTEHYKPKSSIVIDAKDGQILWQDNPDEIRNPASMSKLMTMYLVFEAINQGKFSMESTVTASKLDQDISKLYAVSNASIVAGVDYPVKELATMTLVPSSNVSTIMLGNLVAEGDSGKFVDLMNAKAEEIGMANTHFNNAGGAEAIAFSGLYNPEGYDPYKGNATTARDFAILAYHILKEYPQVLDFTSQALATTMKGTPYEDSFENYNYSLPGTKTGAAYGYVGVDGLKTGSSPEGAYNYTATCNKDGMRVIEIIMGVGDWDDEPSEFIRHLFGNALLDKIYADYAMTPLLSPGESIINDQKITVNQELRAVTKKEAKPSFKTENNQLILSNALPLVGKNFSPIATTYSKPKSNLTKKSYQAAKEPVAKTSNLSLYLLAGLLAISLLLILLACLLFKL, from the coding sequence TTGAAGAAATTTATCTATTTGTTATTATTTACCTGTTTATTTTTAAGCTGGCCCACTAAAATCCTCGCTGATGATACCTTGGGACCAACAGGTGACCTTGTAAAAATTGCTCAAGACCTAGGCTATCAGGTTACGGAGCATTATAAGCCCAAGTCATCAATTGTAATTGATGCCAAGGATGGTCAGATTCTTTGGCAGGATAATCCAGATGAGATTAGAAATCCAGCCAGCATGTCCAAACTTATGACCATGTACCTGGTTTTTGAGGCCATAAATCAGGGTAAATTCAGCATGGAAAGTACGGTTACAGCAAGTAAGCTCGACCAAGATATCAGTAAGCTTTATGCCGTTAGTAATGCTAGCATCGTAGCTGGAGTGGACTATCCCGTCAAAGAGCTTGCGACCATGACCCTGGTTCCTTCATCGAATGTCTCAACCATTATGCTTGGAAATCTTGTTGCCGAGGGAGATAGCGGTAAATTCGTTGACCTGATGAATGCCAAGGCCGAGGAGATAGGAATGGCAAATACCCACTTCAATAATGCAGGTGGAGCTGAGGCCATAGCCTTTAGTGGCCTTTATAATCCAGAGGGCTACGACCCCTACAAGGGAAATGCGACCACAGCCAGAGATTTTGCCATCCTAGCCTACCACATCTTAAAGGAATACCCGCAGGTTCTTGACTTTACAAGCCAGGCCCTAGCCACAACCATGAAGGGAACCCCCTATGAGGATAGCTTTGAAAATTACAACTACTCCCTTCCTGGTACCAAGACTGGTGCTGCCTATGGTTACGTGGGTGTTGATGGCTTAAAGACAGGCTCAAGTCCTGAAGGAGCCTACAACTATACTGCCACCTGTAATAAGGATGGCATGCGAGTTATTGAAATCATCATGGGGGTTGGAGATTGGGATGATGAGCCCAGTGAGTTCATCAGACACCTCTTTGGTAACGCCCTCCTTGATAAAATCTATGCCGATTATGCCATGACCCCACTTTTAAGCCCTGGGGAAAGTATCATCAACGACCAAAAAATTACAGTTAACCAGGAGTTAAGAGCCGTTACCAAGAAGGAAGCTAAGCCAAGCTTTAAGACAGAAAATAATCAACTTATTCTAAGTAATGCTTTACCACTTGTTGGTAAGAATTTTTCGCCCATCGCCACCACTTATTCTAAGCCCAAGTCAAATTTGACTAAAAAATCATACCAGGCGGCAAAGGAGCCTGTAGCCAAGACTTCAAACCTTAGTCTTTACTTACTGGCTGGCCTTTTAGCAATTAGCCTCCTTTTAATCTTACTGGCCTGCCTTCTATTCAAATTATAA
- a CDS encoding pseudouridine synthase codes for MRLDKFLANMNLGSRSEVKKDIKKGQVKVNGQVIKSDKYQIDENHDQISFKGQLITYQKYFYYLLNKPKGYLSAKTDSRDKTIMDLFKASDRREDLFPVGRLDKDTEGLLLVTNDGDMAHRLLSPKKHVPKLYQARVAGIMTLDDVRLFAEGITIDGGESCLPAELELVAVDEAQDTTLIRLTLHEGKYHQVKRMVKAVGKEVLYLERLGMGKLFLDDKLGRGSYKILSEQELEKINAK; via the coding sequence ATGCGTTTAGATAAATTTTTAGCCAATATGAATCTGGGATCTCGCTCCGAGGTCAAAAAGGATATAAAAAAAGGCCAGGTAAAGGTCAATGGCCAGGTGATAAAGTCAGACAAGTATCAAATTGATGAAAACCACGACCAGATTAGCTTTAAGGGTCAATTAATTACCTATCAAAAATATTTTTACTACCTCCTTAATAAGCCCAAAGGCTATCTTTCAGCCAAGACAGATAGCAGGGACAAGACTATTATGGATTTATTTAAGGCTTCTGATCGAAGGGAGGACCTTTTTCCTGTGGGAAGGCTTGATAAGGACACGGAAGGTCTTTTACTGGTCACCAATGATGGAGATATGGCCCACAGACTGCTTTCGCCTAAAAAACACGTGCCCAAGCTTTACCAGGCCAGGGTGGCAGGAATCATGACGCTTGATGATGTTAGGCTTTTTGCAGAAGGAATTACGATTGATGGAGGTGAGAGCTGCCTTCCTGCAGAGCTTGAGCTTGTAGCAGTCGATGAAGCCCAAGATACCACCCTTATCAGGCTGACCCTTCATGAGGGAAAATATCATCAGGTTAAGCGAATGGTCAAGGCCGTGGGTAAAGAAGTTCTGTACCTAGAGAGGCTTGGTATGGGGAAATTATTCCTTGATGACAAACTAGGGCGAGGAAGCTATAAGATTTTGTCAGAGCAGGAGCTTGAAAAAATTAATGCAAAATAA
- a CDS encoding small multi-drug export protein yields MVEVVIEFFKQYLGPKMMVFIISVLPVLELRGGLVAARLLDLPWYQAGPIAILGTMLPVPFIIFFIEKILDFLSSHGPIKGLAKKIVKEGREGGEKLKRKYPNSLNIGLLLFAAIPFPGFGAWTGALIAALLGMSPKKSLPAIFAGTVIAAVLMLLLAYLMPGLLIK; encoded by the coding sequence ATGGTTGAAGTAGTAATCGAATTTTTTAAGCAGTATCTAGGCCCTAAGATGATGGTCTTTATAATTTCAGTCCTTCCTGTCTTAGAACTTAGGGGAGGGCTTGTGGCAGCAAGACTTTTAGACTTACCCTGGTATCAGGCTGGCCCAATTGCCATTTTAGGAACCATGTTGCCAGTACCCTTTATCATCTTCTTTATTGAGAAAATCCTTGATTTCTTAAGTAGCCACGGTCCCATTAAGGGACTGGCTAAAAAGATTGTTAAGGAGGGACGAGAAGGGGGAGAAAAACTTAAGCGTAAGTATCCAAACAGCCTAAATATCGGTCTCCTTCTGTTTGCGGCCATCCCCTTCCCTGGTTTTGGTGCCTGGACGGGAGCCTTGATTGCAGCCCTTTTAGGGATGTCCCCTAAGAAGTCTCTTCCCGCAATCTTTGCAGGAACAGTCATAGCAGCAGTCCTCATGCTTCTTTTGGCCTATCTCATGCCTGGCCTTCTGATAAAATAA